The following are encoded together in the Zingiber officinale cultivar Zhangliang chromosome 8A, Zo_v1.1, whole genome shotgun sequence genome:
- the LOC122010390 gene encoding tyrosine-protein phosphatase DSP5-like: MILELAAVLEEQRQSPQCLRTLARSAVEDVMLLPPPNFGVVDRGIYRSGFPAADSLPFLEALELRSIVCLCPDPYSEENAEFVRSHGIRLFQFGIEGSRESINDSSYTIMEALRVLLDARNHPILIHCKRGKHRTGCVVGCFRRLQNWCMTSVHEEYVKFASTKARPSDMVFIEKFDISQMMECVFGIIYRYHFSGHQARRLVYQKIS, encoded by the exons CTTGGAACTCGCAGCGGTGCTGGAGGAGCAACGGCAATCGCCACAGTGTTTGCGAACCCTAGCGAGGAGCGCCGTGGAGGATGTGATGCTGCTTCCGCCTCCCAATTTCGGGGTAGTAGACAGGGGCATCTACCGCTCGGGGTTCCCTGCCGCCGATTCCCTCCCTTTCTTGGAGGCTCTCGAGCTGCGATCCATCGT GTGCTTGTGCCCGGATCCATACTCAGAGGAGAATGCTGAGTTCGTCAGATCACACGGGATTCGGCTCTTCCAGTTTGGGATCGAAGGGAGCAGG GAGTCCATAAATGATTCTAGTTATACCATCATGGAGGCTCTCAGAGTCTTGCTCG ATGCAAGGAATCATCCAATTCTGATACACTGCAAAAGAGGAAAG CACCGGACTGGTTGCGTCGTAGGCTGCTTCAGGAGATTACAAAACTGGTGCATGACCTCTGTGCACGAAGAATATGTAAAATTTGCATCCACCAAGGCCCGGCCATCAGACATGGTCTTTATTGAGAAATTTGATATTTCACAGATGATGGAGTGTGTTTTTGGGATAATATACCGGTACCATTTTTCTGGCCACCAGGCTCGGCGCCTTGTTTACCAAAAGATATCTTGA